The nucleotide window TGAGGCACAAAACGGGGCCAAAGAGTGGCTTCTGAAATGCtgagacagagaaacagaatgGGTGCCTAGGCCGCGCCGTCCGTCGCCCGTCTCACGGGGAACACGGCAAACAAAACAGCACCACTGAAGACAGCAACACGCACACATGAAAACAGACAAGACCCCCTCGTTGGGAGAGAAAAGTCCGGGAAGAAAAGCAAATTCCTCATCATAAGGAGCAGCATTTATCGGTGCCAGGCCCTGGGTTAAAGGGTTCTCTCCATTTCcggagggcggggggcggggtaaGGTCCCTTCTGGTACCCGGCCCCCCATTTTAGAGGGATTAAGGGAAATGGCACATCCTCCTCTGACTCTTCTGGAcatgcccctccctctcccgttcAGTCCCCTTGGCCCACCTCCATGCCACGCGCCCACCTCAGTTCCTGTCACTCTGGACCTGCGGATGCTTCAGCAGAAGCCCAGAGACAGAGACGCGAGCCCATCTTTCTCTCGCCCCCCGAAGGGATGAGGAGCTTAGGCCCAGGTGGCCACAGGCCAGAAAGGGAATGTGAAGGCCAAAGAGCCTTTCAGTCTAATTCAGAGACATCCACTGAGGGTGGCGTTCATGGGGCCGGAATGGGGTGGGCACCGGGGCCGAAGcgagatccctggcctggcccatgCGCCTGCCCTCCTCCTCTACTCACTCTTTTAATTGTTGGTGGGAACCCTGGGCCATCGATTGGCCCTGCCCTTTCTCTTTTGCAAAACTGCTGCCCTTCCTGGGGAATCCGATTTTTGAAATGGACCTACCGGCATGTTCATTCCACATTCCAGGAGGAACCGCGGGAAaaaccctggggagggggcacaaaCCCCACCGTGGCCCCCGGGGAAAGAAATGGACAGGGGTAGGAACCACTTTCCATTTGCTGAGCCCCGGAAAAGTCGAGGAATGTGGAAAGCCACTgttttgctgggggtgggggtgggggctaagTTTTATCTGGTGGGGAAACTGGGTGTATAAAGAAGACACAGGGCTGGTCTGGAGACTTTCAAATGGAGCCAGTTAGGTCCCCTTCTCTAAaaaaatttgggttttttttgtttttttttttgtttttttttttgcttaagacCAACCTTCTCTGATAAAAGTCAAAGGTGATTTTTTAAGGTTATGCAACAACTCTCACGGAGAAGGAATTGGCCCTgactaaaaggaaagaatactttaaaaaaaataatcgcTATGAAGAATTATTATTGAGCAAGAGTTATTTTAATAGAGTCATTAGATCCAGGCCAGGAGATTCTAGCATCTATTAGAGGCTAATGCTAAAAATGGAGGGAGCTAGGCACAAAGTCAACGGTGTTTTTAAATTACCCTTGTAGCGGACACCTGAATAGAGAGAAAAGCTTCTGACCCTGCTGAAAAACACTATCAGGAGGTCTTCAAAAGACTGTCAAGAAaacctgcattaaaaaaaaaagaaaagaaaaagtcccaCAAACAAACTAAGGCTGCAGTGTTGGCAGATGAGTTGAAGCAGATGTGGAAACTCAAtctgggccacagcaatgacaggtATCCAGAAATGAGGAGGCGTGAGTTTCATGGACACGCAATGGACATTTATAACCAGGGAGCTGTCTGGCTCTGGCGATAATTCTGGAAGCAGAAGACTGGACACCTGTCATCTGACAAGGGATTTTAAGAACATACAGAACACCTAGCATGATCATGCCTTCTATTGAAACTATGCTCTATGGCTCCTTGCCCCatttggggggggaggagggCACTGTCGTATCTGAATTAGAAACTTGGGGTCCCTTTTGCAGCCTTTGAGCTAAAGGCCCTGACATTTCATCTCTGAGCTTTTGGTTTATTTGCCTATGAAATGGGGGCCCCATGATATTTTTAGGGCCCAAGGCTGATGCAAAGGACAAAGACGACTAGATGAAAGGCTTTTAAAAAGACAAGCAGCATGTGCCATCACTATGTATACCCACTACTCCTGCAGGTTCCTAAGAACTCTGAGGCTACCCCCTTTcaagctggaggtggggggcggcAGGAACATACAAAAAAGGGACAAACCCCACTTTCGGGGGTTTTGTACCAGTTTTCCATAGTACATGCCATGTCGGCAAATTATCAAAATTAACTTGGCTGtataggaaaacttttttttttggagaaacagCCTATAGGAAATTGGATGTTTAAAGGCAAAGAAGAGGTGTGGGGCCTGATAAACCATGCCCTTCCCACTGCACCCACCAGCTCCGTGGAGGCATTTTGAAGGTGGCAAAATGGCTAAAccgaaaaaaagaagagaaaaacggGGCACCAGCAGGATGAGATGGCTGCAGCAAGGTTGCACCTGGTAGCATAAATAAGTTATCATACAATTAATTGAGATTCACAGTATAAATAAGGGGCCATGGCAGAATAGCCATTATTGTAGGTAGCATTTGCCTGCACGCCTGCAATACATGCAGCAGGTGCTGAGAAATTCTAACTAGCAGTCCCTTCCATTCTTTACAAAACTGAGGCTCTCACCCAGATGAGGTTTCCCAAATATGTTGAAGCCACCAAAATTATCCAAGAAGACAATAGGAAGGCAGAAATAAGTCTGTTATTGGACAGTGTTAAGAAAAAGGCTTCAACTCTTTAGCTCTTCCAGAACTGTAGCCATGCCACTGGTCATCTATCGATTTATCTATTTCTGCcgatttatctttttccttttgaagatGCCCTGTCCTGTGGTTAAGCCGTATGGGCAACACAaatggagagggtatagagacatgaacacacacacacacacacatttttaaagcaaCAGATGAGTCTGCTTGCCACGAATTCGGACCATGTCAAAGGATGGTCTTGGATCTACACTCTCAGGGCTGCGTCCATATACGGATGCGCTGCTTTGGATGTTAGGAATTAAATGTTAGTGAAAAGCCTTCTCCTAAgtgtcctcctctccccctccccaatcAGGAATGCAGAcctcggcgggggggggggggtacctcTCTTGTCACTTTGGCTAAGGGAGACCTTGTCAGGGAGTAGCCTGGCTCAACAGTCAGCACTGCCCCAGCAGGCACGCTGGCTCTCTGAACCCCGGTTCACGCTAGGCAGGGCCCAGGGTTCAGTCTGCAGGACTGCACTGCATCCAAACGGGCCTGACCTGGGTGCAGAGCCAGGATGATGGCAGAGTGGCCCCAGCGAATGTCCTTTAATTCTGGGGAGTTTCCCCCCTGGATACGGAACAAGGATAAGCAAGGGGAACTTCTGATATTCTGAAGGCTCAACCCCAGACATGGGTTGTTTGCTGTGGGGTTGGTGTTGCATCATCTATGGCATAAGCCTCCAGCCCTGATTTAAGTGGACTgtgctccccagccccaccccaaccccccagaAGAGAGCTTCACCACACGGAGCAAAGGAGAAGCTCGTGAGGATTTGCTCCAAAGCTCCATTTCACAAGTGAGGCAACCGAGGCCCCAGCATCTAAGGGGGCCAATTAAGGGTCAAGGGCACATGGTGCACTTGGCTCTCCTGTCTGTCCCCAattgtgccccccacccccgtcacaGGCTGGCTTCCCAGAGCTATGCTTAGAATATTGAAATGGAACTGTTAGCGCAAAAATCAGTTGTCAGCAGGAAAACAGCACGTTGTCATGTGAGGCTCTGTGCCTTTACGGCAGTCAGGACATACGACACGTGCAGCTACCTCCCTTCTGTATGTTCTCGGGGAACTGATGTTGTCATCACTCCCCTGGGTGGGCATAAAGAAAATGACCGTCACATTTAAAACTGTGATTCATGAGAGGCACACATCACAACAGCATACGACTATGTCCATAAGGTCAGAAACAGAAGGCATCACACAGTATAAAACATTTTGCAAACAGATGTAGCACAGCCTTAAAAACACTGATCTTGAAATCCCTTGAAAGATCTTTGACAATCAAGAAATGGAGAGGGGGAACTTTCACTTTTGAACTTTTCACTTAAGCCACAGAGACCACTGCTAATGGCTGCTGTGATGAACGGGAGTCAAGCCCCAGGTTTGAGCTCCGGAGAGTCtaggggaggggggcggggggaattgggtggggccagggaaggGCTGCGAGACCCGAGAGGAgggtcctggggaggggaggggcccctGGAAGGTGGCAGGGGTGCACAGAGaaggaggggcagggccagggcccccACAGGGACCCTTCCAAGGGGGTTATTCCTGTTTTTGTCTCCCAAACCCATATGCAGAGGAAGCTTACCTTCAGCCTCTTTGCCCCCAGCTAAAGCTGCTTGAAAAAATTCGCATGTGAACATCGACAGGTCTCACAGTTTTCTCATATTTTGTCCACACATTTAAAATAcactggaaacattttttaaaaagttttattttaattgcattgCAAAGACAGGATGGGCATTCGCTCCCAAGCCATGACCCCTCTCTTTTGAAATCAAGCCCCTCCTACTGTATTTATTCTGTAAACGTGTAAATGATTGGCTTACCTCAGGCTCTTCCCTaggaaagaaatgatttcatattttttaaccaTAGCCacgcccaccccgcccccggaAGCGGCCCCCGCGTGGTTTGGGATCCAGACTTGCCTGCAGCAGGTTAagtgggttgttgtttttttcctcctcctccctccatcctccacccCCCCCCAGGTGTGCCAAGTGTGTGCAGAATACCGAATTTATGCGCACAGCCCCGGACTCCCCAGATACCTGAGTGTCTGGTTTTTCAACCGAAAAGGCGGGAGGGTTTGGCGAACGAATGAGAAGTGAGGAAACGCTTAGcgcaaggggaaaaaagagagaaagagagagacagacagaaaacaGGTTATGGAGGCCGGCCGGAggcggccccctccccccacccggcCAGTGGCCCCAACATCGCCCGCTACCTTTTCCGCAGTTTTCACGCCGCCCGCTGCAGAGCGCCAGCGCACAGGTACCCCCGGAGTGTTGCGAACACGCAAAGTTTTTGACCGCGCAATGGCGCACAACACAAGACAGCCCACTCCCCGGTACAAATACACAATCGGCGGGTGATTGGGGTGCCAGGGATGGGAACTGGCCAACACTTGAGCATGTCATGCACAGGCGGACACAATATGGACACCGACACACACCAACAACAAGCTGTCTGGGTCCAAGCGGCCGTGCCAGGCGAGGCGGGGACGCGCCTTCCCCAGCGACCCCAACCCACCACCACGGCCCCAGCCAGCCTAGCCTGAGCAACCCCACAACCCTCCCCGGCAGTTCCTGGCTCACCTGAATCCCCCGCCTTTCTTGCCGTCCCCCACCCCACGACTCGGCGCCGTCTTACGGTCGCTGGCCCTGGTTTGTCCAGCTGGAAACGACCCTCAGTGTTGTAGGGCACCACTTTTCTCCCTAAGGGGCATATACTTCGCCACCCGAGCCCACCCAGGACCCTCCCGTTCCTGGGGCTAAGTTGGGGCCCTTCACTGGAACTTTCTAGCAGGCTCTTCCCGCCTTTGCCCAGATCCACTCCTCCCGCGGCCAGGCCCCGGGTCCCACCCGGCAGCCCAGCCACCCGCTCCCGGGGCGCCCGGGCGGCCCTGCTCTCCACGGGCAGAGTCCGCCGCATTACCTAGAAGCAGCAGGCGGTGCGTACACATGTAGCCCATCTTCTCGTTCTGGAGTTGCTTGTCGATGAGCTTGCTGCGTCTCTTCTCCGCGCGCTTCTGGGCGCGCTTCTCGATGCTTTCCTTGCGTGTTTGTCTGCGCTTCTCCGCCAGGGGAACCTTCTTGACCTTGGGGCCGACTGAGCCTCCGGACTGGGGGCTCTCAGATCCGCAGAAGCAGCCTCCGAAAGCCTGGACGAGGAAGTTGCGGAGCAAGTTGCGCCGGGGCTTTCGGCGGCGGCGGTTTCGTCTGGACAGGAACCAGCGGCGACATCCGAAGGTCCCATCgtcggattcgtctccgctgTCGCTGCTGACCGAGATTTCATCGTCGTAGCGGTCGCAGCAGCGCTCAGACCTGCCCCGCCAGGCATATGCGCGAGGAGGCTGCGGAGTAGGCGGGTCGGCAGCCTGGATCTCGGGGCTGGGGGGTCTAAGGAAACCGATCTTGGGTCGGGCTCCGTAGTCAGGGGCGGCCCGGGAGGCAGAAGCAGCCCGGGCGGCTGGGGCTGCCCGGGCGGCAGGAGCGGCTGAGGCTGACCGGGCGGCAGGAACAGCTGGGGCTGCTCGGGCGGCAGGAGCGGCTGGGGCGGCTGGGGCTGCCCCGGCGGCAGGAGCATCCGGGGCGGCAGGGGCTGCCCCAGAGGCTGGACTATCAGGGGTGGCCGGGGCTGCCCCTGCGGCTGGAGCCTcaggggctgctcccgcggccgGAGAGGCAGGGACGGTAGGGGCTGCCCCGGCGGCTGGAGAGGCAGGGGCTGCCCCGGCAGCCGGGGCTCCATCCCCGGGATCGGGGACTTTGCTTCCCTCTGCGGCAGCGGAGGCTGATCCTCCTTCCATGTCGGCTTCTTCTCCCTCGGCTGGGGGTCTCTCTCCCTCCGCCGGCTCTCTCTTAACGGGGGCTCCGGAGACCTCGATCGGCGGGCTGTCAGGCGCGATTGGGGGGCTGTCCATGTTGACGGGAGCGTCGTCGACCCCATCGGGGGCGATGCCAGCTTCGCGCTGGGGTCCGGAGATCTCCATTGGGGGGCTGTCGCCTGCGAAGTGTGGAGGAGGTCTGACAGCCTCTCGAGATGGGCTGCCGCCGCTGCCTGGGATCCGGAGGGGGGGCTCGTTCGCGGCGGGAGCGAGGAGGACCTCACTCGGGACCGCGACCGGCGCGATCTGGCTGTCGCCACTGCCGTCGATTTGTGGGAGAGCTCGGGGGAGCCCAGGGGGTGGGCTGTCGTCCCCAAAGGCTGCTCCATCAAACTCACATGGCATATCCTCCTCAGGGGGAGGGCTGCAGCCTCCTCTGAAGCCTGCGTTTGCAGGTCTGAGAGCTCGGGGCTCCTGGGGAGGAGCTCTAAAGACCCCCGCACCTGGGCCTCCTGGAGCAAGGTCTGAGACCTGCAAGAGAGGTTGGCTGCTGCCTCCCTGGGCAGGCTGCTCAAACTCAAAGGGCATAGCTTCTTCTGGCGGAGGGCTGTAGCTTCCCAGGCTTGGTATGGCCTCCCTGAAGGCTCTGGGCTCCATGATCGCTGGGCTGGAGGTCTCAAGGCCTGCACCGGCCCCAGGGGTGTCTCCAGGGTGCTCCTGGGCAGGCCAGAAGCCCCCCAAGCTGGACTGCTCGACCTCGAAGGGCATGGCTTCCTCAGGAGGTGGACTGTAGCCTCCATGGGCTCCAGCTCCGGCTTCCTTGATGGCTTGGCCGAGGCTTTGGAAGTTGGGCCGGGAGACTTCTGGGGGTCCACTGGCCTCGCCTTCAGTCTTGATGGGGATGGGCTCGCTGTGAGGCGGTTCGGTCTCCATCTCTTCGGCTGTGCCAGTCCCAGCACCGGAGGCAGCTGCCCCTGGGGCCTCCAAAGGTGGTTGCTCGGGCTGTTCCCCGTGTTCAGGGGGGCTATTGCGTTGTCCTGACATATTATTGCCGTCGAGGCAGTTGCGCACGCCCATAACACGGTGGCGGCTTCTTAAAATAAACTTGGGGCCCCGTAAAACGGAGCACCCAACCGAACTagggtgaaaaaaattttttctaaaaaaatcaaagtgccaGTGAGGAAGGTCTCCAACCTCACTTTCCACCCC belongs to Phacochoerus africanus isolate WHEZ1 chromosome 3, ROS_Pafr_v1, whole genome shotgun sequence and includes:
- the LOC125122358 gene encoding guanine nucleotide-binding protein G(s) subunit alpha isoforms XLas-like yields the protein MGVRNCLDGNNMSGQRNSPPEHGEQPEQPPLEAPGAAASGAGTGTAEEMETEPPHSEPIPIKTEGEASGPPEVSRPNFQSLGQAIKEAGAGAHGGYSPPPEEAMPFEVEQSSLGGFWPAQEHPGDTPGAGAGLETSSPAIMEPRAFREAIPSLGSYSPPPEEAMPFEFEQPAQGGSSQPLLQVSDLAPGGPGAGVFRAPPQEPRALRPANAGFRGGCSPPPEEDMPCEFDGAAFGDDSPPPGLPRALPQIDGSGDSQIAPVAVPSEVLLAPAANEPPLRIPGSGGSPSREAVRPPPHFAGDSPPMEISGPQREAGIAPDGVDDAPVNMDSPPIAPDSPPIEVSGAPVKREPAEGERPPAEGEEADMEGGSASAAAEGSKVPDPGDGAPAAGAAPASPAAGAAPTVPASPAAGAAPEAPAAGAAPATPDSPASGAAPAAPDAPAAGAAPAAPAAPAARAAPAVPAARSASAAPAARAAPAARAASASRAAPDYGARPKIGFLRPPSPEIQAADPPTPQPPRAYAWRGRSERCCDRYDDEISVSSDSGDESDDGTFGCRRWFLSRRNRRRRKPRRNLLRNFLVQAFGGCFCGSESPQSGGSVGPKVKKVPLAEKRRQTRKESIEKRAQKRAEKRRSKLIDKQLQNEKMGYMCTHRLLLLGRKVVPYNTEGRFQLDKPGPATVRRRRVVGVSSLLIRSPNPPAFSVEKPDTQLLHNLKKSPLTFIREGFFPRFLLECGMNMPGGAPGSRRDAWRSFPQAVPGAVTRASALREPLRVRGAHQAFLREALAEARWPPGAGLARGGTPGPAQGQGGELPSAGSLSGTNGQQRRREGAPVAESGPDRSFSA